A region from the Malus domestica chromosome 07, GDT2T_hap1 genome encodes:
- the LOC103438413 gene encoding N-terminal acetyltransferase A complex catalytic subunit NAA10, with protein MVCIRKAAIDNLLAMQACNLFCLPESCQMKYYLYHILSWPQLLYVAEDYNGRIVGYVLAKMEEESNECHGHITSLAVLRTYRKLGLATKLMNAAQNAREQVFAAEYVSLHVRKSNRAAFNLYTETLGYKIHDVKAK; from the coding sequence ATGGTGTGCATACGCAAGGCCGCAATCGACAACCTCCTGGCGATGCAAGCCTGCAACCTTTTCTGCCTCCCTGAGAGTTGCCAGATGAAGTACTACCTCTATCACATCCTCTCATGGCCGCAGCTCCTCTACGTCGCCGAAGACTACAACGGTCGCATCGTCGGCTACGTCCTGGCCAAGATGGAGGAGGAGAGTAACGAGTGCCACGGCCACATTACCTCCCTCGCCGTCCTCCGCACCTACCGCAAACTCGGCCTCGCCACCAAGCTCATGAACGCCGCCCAGAACGCCAGGGAACAGGTGTTTGCGGCGGAGTACGTGTCGCTTCATGTGAGGAAGAGCAATCGGGCAGCGTTCAATTTGTACACTGAGACTTTGGGATATAAGATTCATGATGTGAAGGCGAAGTAA
- the LOC103438410 gene encoding protein SEMI-ROLLED LEAF 2-like, with amino-acid sequence MNTADETLIRSFQLAFSLRSISLGGGLQPSRRRSLFTLATSMIIFSAKAYNVVALAPCAKAALTNETVDPFLRLVDDRKLQAVNSGADQVRKVYGSKEDDEDALRSLSAIEKSESQSKESFTTMIVQTLRNSPDDSSIIKQQLLNDFLPDDACPLGAPLNMETPREIDQVGVQDDGEPDKAEPPLFTIGDNALPNASENQTDPGTKVAMESLSLISVDQLLDSVLETTHQVGRLSVSAATNMPYMEIAGQCEAIQMGKQQKLSTFIVSQQRQESLIRFSNDCSQEKETPSVVPLGAPTSGNPFLESGAISLNQSVGNGSLMLCATEYQPYPHFQLPASSPYDNFLKAAGC; translated from the exons ATG AACACCGCCGATGAGACCCTGATCCGAAGTTTTCAGCTAGCCTTTTCCCTAAGGAGCATTTCTCTTGGAGGAG GATTGCAGCCATCAAGACGCAGATCCCTCTTTACCTTGGCAACATCGATGATCATCTTCTCAGCTAAAGCCTACAACGTGGTTGCTCTTGCACCTTGTGCTAAAGCagcacttacaaatgaaaca GTTGATCCATTTCTACGGTTGGTTGATGATCGCAAATTGCAAGCTGTCAATTCTGGAGCTGACCAAGTAAGGAAAGTTTATGgatcaaaagaagatgatgaggaTGCTTTAAGGTCACTTTCTGCTATAGAAAAATCTGAGAGCCAATCTAAGGAATCGTTTACTACCATGATAGTGCAGACGCTTAGAAATTCACCAGAT GATTCATCAATTATAAAACAGCAGTTGCTTAATGATTTTCTGCCTGATGATGCATGTCCATTGGGAGCTCCGTTGAACATGGAAACACCCAGAGAAATAGACCAAGTTGGCGTACAAGATGATGGAGAACCTGATAAG GCGGAGCCCCCATTATTCACAATTGGGGATAATGCCTTACCCAATGCATCTGAAAATCAAACCGATCCTGGCACAAAAGTTGCAATGGAAAGTTTAAGCCTAATAAGCGTTGATCAGCTTTTAGATTCG GTTTTGGAGACGACACATCAAGTTGGAAGATTATCAGTCTCAGCTGCTACAAACATGCCTTACATGGAAATAGCTGGCCAGTGTGAGGCCATTCAAATGGGGAAGCAGCAGAAGTTGTCGACGTTTATAGTTTCCCAACAGAGACAAGAAAGTTTGATTAGATTTTCTAATGACTGTAGCCAGGAAAAGGAGACTCCATCTGTTGTTCCGCTGGGCGCTCCTACG AGTGGAAATCCATTCCTTGAATCGGGTGCTATTTCACTCAACCAATCTGTTGGCAATGGCTCTTTGATGCTTTGCGCAACTGAGTATCAGCCCTATCCGCACTTCCAGCTACCGGCATCAAGCCCCTACGATAACTTTTTAAAGGCTGCAGGTTGTTGA
- the LOC103438419 gene encoding disease resistance protein RGA2, giving the protein MAEGVLFNIVERIIVSLGNRAFQEIGSIWGVQDELNKLKRTVVGFQAVLLDAEQKQANNREVKLWLESVEDAVYEADDVLDEFNTEVQRRLVMHGNTKLSKKVRLFFSSSNQLVFGLEMSHKIKDINKRLSEIASGRPSDLNDSREDTRFILRERVTHSFVPKENIIGRDEDKMAIIQLLLDPISTENVSTVSLIGIGGLGKTALAQLIFNDEVIQKHFVLKIWICVSNIFELDILAKKILKADKRDKEERDKVDQLNMDQLQDDLRKKVDGKKYLLVLDDVWNEDPHEWLRLMDLLRGGGEGSRILITTRTKTVAMTSHTTKLYTLRGLNEDQSWSLFKKMAFEDGKEPENSTIKAVGMEVVRKCQGVPLALRTIGGMLRTKHHEIEWFNFKERKLSKISQKEDDILPTLKLSYDVLPSHLKHCFAYCSLFPPDYDISVPRLIRLWVAQGFIKSSDENECLEDVAYEYYKELLCRSFFQEEKTDVFGITRSCKMHDLMNELAILVSGVGSAVVEPNQKNFHEKVRHVSLNFDIDLSKWEVPTSLLKACKIRTFLFLWNLRNRDGSLCDSFCATIVSNFKSLRMLSLNDLKITTLPNCLKKMKHLRYLDLSGNSMERLPDWIVGLSNLETLDLTWCYMLVELPKDIKKMINLRHLMLRGCDGLTGMPRGIGELKGVRTLNRFVLSESNCLGRGGSAGLAELGTLNELREKLLIKNLRHVVSESNVGTPLKDKQHLHLLDLRWKYEDVKGVDEEDIIKSMEVLQPHSNLKQLSVWYYGGVRFASWFSSLINIVNLTFWNCNRCQHLPPLDHLPSLKKLELISLEKLEYILLSEKESINSMSDEMMRISFFPSLETLEVRNCPVLKGWWRAHARNTASSSTENLSLPSFASLSTLCIYECPNLTSMPLYPNVVKMVLTGNSWKVVDSLFVRGASDITHDVGVDVSASSSSPHLSKLTHLTLHGFEDLASLPEEISNLTSLQKLTIRVCPNLASIPEGIRGLPCLNTLVIEKCPMLSERCKKETGEDWLKIAHIPSVEIDKS; this is encoded by the exons ATGGCAGAAGGAGTTCTCTTTAATATTGTAGAACGGATCATTGTAAGTCTTGGCAACCGTGCTTTCCAAGAGATTGGATCGATTTGGGGTGTCCAAGATGAGCTCAATAAGCTCAAGAGGACAGTTGTCGGATTCCAAGCTGTTCTTCTAGACGCTGAGCAAAAGCAAGCCAACAACAGAGAAGTCAAACTATGGCTGGAAAGCGTAGAAGATGCAGTTTATGAAGCCGATGATGTGCTGGATGAGTTTAATACTGAAGTTCAGCGGAGACTAGTGATGCATGGCAATACTAAGCTGTCAAAGAAG GTGCGCCTTTTCTTTTCTAGCTCAAATCAACTTGTTTTTGGGTTAGAGATGAGTCATAAGATAAAAGATATCAACAAGAGGCTTAGTGAGATTGCATCCGGTAGACCCAGTGACTTAAACGATAGCCGTGAAGATACAAGATTTATATTGAGAGAGAGGGTCACTCACTCATTTGTCCCTAAGGAAAATATTATAGGGAGAGATGAAGATAAAATGGCAATTATCCAACTTTTGTTGGATCCCATCTCAACTGAGAATGTGTCAACCGTTTCCCTGATTGGAATTGGAGGATTGGGGAAAACTGCCCTTGCCCAACTCATATTCAATGATGAGGTGATTCAAAAGCATTTTGTGTTGAAAATATGGATATGTGTCTCTAATATATTTGAGTTGGATATACTGGCTAAGAAAATCCTAAAAGCTGACAAGCGTGATAAAGAGGAGCGTGATAAGGTGGACCAGCTTAATATGGATCAGCTGCAAGATGATCTTAGAAAAAAAGTAGATGGGAAGAAATACCTACTTGTGTTGGATGATGTGTGGAATGAGGATCCACATGAGTGGCTTAGGTTGATGGACTTGTTAAGGGGTGGTGGAGAAGGTAGTAGAATATTAATAACCACTCGTACTAAAACCGTTGCGATGACATCACACACAACTAAACTGTACACCTTAAGGGGTTTGAATGAAGATCAAAGTTGGTCTTTATTTAAGAAAATGGCTTTTGAAGATGGAAAAGAACCAGAGAATTCAACAATTAAGGCAGTTGGGATGGAGGTTGTAAGAAAATGTCAGGGAGTTCCACTCGCTTTAAGGACGATAGGTGGGATGTTGCGCACCAAACATCATGAAATAGAATGGTTTAATTTCAAAGAAAGGAAACTTTCAAAAATAAGTCAAAAAGAAGATGATATTTTACCAACACTTAAACTAAGTTATGATGTGCTCCCATCACATTTgaagcattgttttgcttatTGTAGCTTGTTCCCACCTGATTATGATATCTCTGTACCAAGATTGATTAGACTTTGGGTGGCACAAGGGTTCATTAAGTCATCCGACGAAAACGAGTGTTTGGAGGATGTTGCGTATGAATATTACAAGGAATTGTTGTGCAGATCGTtttttcaagaagaaaaaacagATGTGTTTGGTATAACAAGAAGTTGTAAAATGCACGATCTCATGAATGAACTTGCAATCTTAGTGTCGGGGGTCGGAAGCGCCGTAGTTGAACCAAACCAAAAGAATTTTCATGAAAAGGTTCGTCATGTATCTTTaaattttgatattgatttgtcgAAATGGGAAGTGCCAACTTCCTTGCTAAAAGCATGCAAGATAcgaacttttctttttctttggaatTTGAGAAATAGAGATGGGTCATTATGTGATTCATTTTGTGCTACAATTGTTTCAAATTTTAAGTCATTACGTATGTTGAGTCTCAatgatttaaaaattacaacattACCTAATTGTCTTAAAAAGATGAAACATTTGAGATATCTTGATCTTAGTGGAAATTCCATGGAGAGACTTCCAGATTGGATAGTTGGACTTTCGAATTTGGAAACACTAGATCTCACTTGGTGTTATATGCTTGTGGAATTGCCTAAAGACATTAAAAAAATGATCAACTTAAGGCATCTCATGTTGAGAGGTTGTGATGGGTTGACTGGAATGCCACGTGGAATTGGTGAATTGAAAGGTGTTCGTACATTGAATAGATTTGTTTTGAGCGAAAGCAATTGTTTGGGGAGGGGCGGTAGTGCTGGTCTTGCTGAGCTGGGGACCCTTAACGAATTAAGGGAAAAGTTACTCATAAAGAATTTGAGGCATGTGGTGTCAGAATCAAATGTTGGTACACCTCTCAAGGACAAACAGCATCTCCATTTGTTGGATTTAAGGTGGAAATATGAAGATGTAAAGGGAGTTGATGAGGAGGATATTATAAAGTCAATGGAAGTATTGCAACCCCATTCTAATCTAAAGCAGTTGTCCGTGTGGTATTATGGTGGTGTGAGGTTTGCGAGTTGgttttcttctctcattaataTTGTTAATCTCACATTCTGGAATTGTAACAGATGCCAACATCTTCCACCCTTGGATCATTTGCCTTCCCTTAAGAAACTTGAACTTATAAGTTTGGAGAAGTTGGAGTACATATTACTATCAGAGAAAGAGAGCATTAATAGTATGAGTGATGAGATGATgaggatctcattctttccCTCCCTGGAGACACTCGAGGTAAGAAATTGCCCTGTTCTGAAGGGATGGTGGAGGGCGCACGCTCGTAACACTGCTTCTTCATCAACGGAAAATCTGTCGTTGCCATCTTTTGCCTCTCTTTCTACATTGTGTATTTATGAGTGTCCTAATCTAACTTCCATGCCTCTGTATCCAAATGTGGTTAAAATGGTACTCACTGGGAACAGCTGGAAGGTTGTTGATTCCTTGTTTGTTAGAGGAGCATCTGATATTACACATGATGTTGGTGTTGATGTTTCtgcctcttcttcttcccctcaTCTCTCCAAATTAACACATCTGACACTCCATGGATTTGAGGATTTGGCATCACTGCCAGAAGAAATAAGCAATCTCACGTCACTTCAGAAGCTTACAATTAGAGTTTGCCCTAATTTGGCATCAATACCAGAAGGGATTCGTGGACTCCCCTGTTTAAATACATTGGTGATTGAGAAATGCCCCATGTTAAGCGAAAGATGCAAAAAAGAAACAGGTGAGGACTGGCTTAAGATTGCTCACATCCCATCCGTTGAAATTGATAAATCTTAA
- the LOC108173665 gene encoding uncharacterized protein isoform X1 — protein MGEKWHRLMQNLFGDQSEEEEEEVDSEHESNPHPNSGCNKIIYYATAGSTISGDLYRVDQRGVYNLTKALQDYNNEMAQLRAGKSSKSKLTIVKFRTSESVDGWESSFVRGLTFRMWLLLSMMEEWMPSSNSLSREMLFSLDMFSPDEGTNLKAASQKQIHDDKELHGRFLCECQGPYFSLFSYWQYKHLQLFKNKSITCYNKYELVWVNNELRYAG, from the exons ATGGGGGAGAAGTGGCACCGGTTGATGCAGAACCTATTCGGTGATCAATccgaagaggaagaggaagaggtcgATTCTGAGCACGAGTCCAATCCCCATCCCAATTCT GGCTGTAACAAGATTATCTATTATGCTACTGCAGGCTCTACTATCAGCGGAGACCTCTACAGGGTTGATCAAAGAGGGGTCTACAATCTTACCAAAGCATTGCAG GACTATAACAACGAAATGGCGCAATTACGAGCAGGAAAGAGTAGCAAGAGCAAACTTACAATTGTTAAGTTCAGGACTTCGGAGTCGGTGGATGGATGGGAAAGTTCGTTCGTCAGGGGGCTTACTTTCAGGATGTGGTTGCTTCTAAGTATGATGGAGGAATGGATGCCAAGTTCGAATTCACTTTCACGGGAGATGCTGTTTTCTCTG GATATGTTTTCACCAGACGAGGGTACTAACCTAAAAGCAGCTTCCCAAAAACAAATTCAtg ATGACAAAGAACTACATGGAAGATTTTTGTGTGAATGTCAAGGTCCGTACTTTTCCCTTTTTAGTTATTGGCAATACAAGCATCTTcaactttttaaaaataaatctaTAACATGTTATAATAAGTATGAACTGGTGTGGGTTAATAATGAACTTAGATATGCTGGATAG
- the LOC108173665 gene encoding uncharacterized protein isoform X3 — protein MGEKWHRLMQNLFGDQSEEEEEEVDSEHESNPHPNSGCNKIIYYATAGSTISGDLYRVDQRGVYNLTKALQDYNNEMAQLRAGKSSKSKLTIVKFRTSESVDGWESSFVRGLTFRMWLLLSMMEEWMPSSNSLSREMLFSLDMFSPDEGTNLKAASQKQIHDDKELHGRFLCECQETKCS, from the exons ATGGGGGAGAAGTGGCACCGGTTGATGCAGAACCTATTCGGTGATCAATccgaagaggaagaggaagaggtcgATTCTGAGCACGAGTCCAATCCCCATCCCAATTCT GGCTGTAACAAGATTATCTATTATGCTACTGCAGGCTCTACTATCAGCGGAGACCTCTACAGGGTTGATCAAAGAGGGGTCTACAATCTTACCAAAGCATTGCAG GACTATAACAACGAAATGGCGCAATTACGAGCAGGAAAGAGTAGCAAGAGCAAACTTACAATTGTTAAGTTCAGGACTTCGGAGTCGGTGGATGGATGGGAAAGTTCGTTCGTCAGGGGGCTTACTTTCAGGATGTGGTTGCTTCTAAGTATGATGGAGGAATGGATGCCAAGTTCGAATTCACTTTCACGGGAGATGCTGTTTTCTCTG GATATGTTTTCACCAGACGAGGGTACTAACCTAAAAGCAGCTTCCCAAAAACAAATTCAtg ATGACAAAGAACTACATGGAAGATTTTTGTGTGAATGTCAAG
- the LOC108173665 gene encoding uncharacterized protein isoform X6 produces MGEKWHRLMQNLFGDQSEEEEEEVDSEHESNPHPNSGCNKIIYYATAGSTISGDLYRVDQRGVYNLTKALQDYNNEMAQLRAGKSSKSKLTIVKFRTSESVDGWESSFVRGLTFRMWLLLSMMEEWMPSSNSLSREMLFSLDMFSPDEGTNLKAASQKQIHVCFCR; encoded by the exons ATGGGGGAGAAGTGGCACCGGTTGATGCAGAACCTATTCGGTGATCAATccgaagaggaagaggaagaggtcgATTCTGAGCACGAGTCCAATCCCCATCCCAATTCT GGCTGTAACAAGATTATCTATTATGCTACTGCAGGCTCTACTATCAGCGGAGACCTCTACAGGGTTGATCAAAGAGGGGTCTACAATCTTACCAAAGCATTGCAG GACTATAACAACGAAATGGCGCAATTACGAGCAGGAAAGAGTAGCAAGAGCAAACTTACAATTGTTAAGTTCAGGACTTCGGAGTCGGTGGATGGATGGGAAAGTTCGTTCGTCAGGGGGCTTACTTTCAGGATGTGGTTGCTTCTAAGTATGATGGAGGAATGGATGCCAAGTTCGAATTCACTTTCACGGGAGATGCTGTTTTCTCTG GATATGTTTTCACCAGACGAGGGTACTAACCTAAAAGCAGCTTCCCAAAAACAAATTCAtg TTTGTTTTTGTAGATGA
- the LOC108173665 gene encoding uncharacterized protein isoform X4: protein MGEKWHRLMQNLFGDQSEEEEEEVDSEHESNPHPNSGCNKIIYYATAGSTISGDLYRVDQRGVYNLTKALQDYNNEMAQLRAGKSSKSKLTIVKFRTSESVDGWESSFVRGLTFRMWLLLSMMEEWMPSSNSLSREMLFSLDMFSPDEGTNLKAASQKQIHGTCEAPVR from the exons ATGGGGGAGAAGTGGCACCGGTTGATGCAGAACCTATTCGGTGATCAATccgaagaggaagaggaagaggtcgATTCTGAGCACGAGTCCAATCCCCATCCCAATTCT GGCTGTAACAAGATTATCTATTATGCTACTGCAGGCTCTACTATCAGCGGAGACCTCTACAGGGTTGATCAAAGAGGGGTCTACAATCTTACCAAAGCATTGCAG GACTATAACAACGAAATGGCGCAATTACGAGCAGGAAAGAGTAGCAAGAGCAAACTTACAATTGTTAAGTTCAGGACTTCGGAGTCGGTGGATGGATGGGAAAGTTCGTTCGTCAGGGGGCTTACTTTCAGGATGTGGTTGCTTCTAAGTATGATGGAGGAATGGATGCCAAGTTCGAATTCACTTTCACGGGAGATGCTGTTTTCTCTG GATATGTTTTCACCAGACGAGGGTACTAACCTAAAAGCAGCTTCCCAAAAACAAATTCAtg GAACGTGTGAGGCACCTGTTCGTTGA
- the LOC108173665 gene encoding uncharacterized protein isoform X5: MGEKWHRLMQNLFGDQSEEEEEEVDSEHESNPHPNSGCNKIIYYATAGSTISGDLYRVDQRGVYNLTKALQDYNNEMAQLRAGKSSKSKLTIVKFRTSESVDGWESSFVRGLTFRMWLLLSMMEEWMPSSNSLSREMLFSLDMFSPDEGTNLKAASQKQIHGSLFGL, from the exons ATGGGGGAGAAGTGGCACCGGTTGATGCAGAACCTATTCGGTGATCAATccgaagaggaagaggaagaggtcgATTCTGAGCACGAGTCCAATCCCCATCCCAATTCT GGCTGTAACAAGATTATCTATTATGCTACTGCAGGCTCTACTATCAGCGGAGACCTCTACAGGGTTGATCAAAGAGGGGTCTACAATCTTACCAAAGCATTGCAG GACTATAACAACGAAATGGCGCAATTACGAGCAGGAAAGAGTAGCAAGAGCAAACTTACAATTGTTAAGTTCAGGACTTCGGAGTCGGTGGATGGATGGGAAAGTTCGTTCGTCAGGGGGCTTACTTTCAGGATGTGGTTGCTTCTAAGTATGATGGAGGAATGGATGCCAAGTTCGAATTCACTTTCACGGGAGATGCTGTTTTCTCTG GATATGTTTTCACCAGACGAGGGTACTAACCTAAAAGCAGCTTCCCAAAAACAAATTCAtg GTTCTCTCTTTGGTCTTTAA
- the LOC108173665 gene encoding uncharacterized protein isoform X2 — protein sequence MGEKWHRLMQNLFGDQSEEEEEEVDSEHESNPHPNSGCNKIIYYATAGSTISGDLYRVDQRGVYNLTKALQDYNNEMAQLRAGKSSKSKLTIVKFRTSESVDGWESSFVRGLTFRMWLLLSMMEEWMPSSNSLSREMLFSLVRERLKWDFEVLNGNQLLFLLLYFLLHCRICFHQTRVLT from the exons ATGGGGGAGAAGTGGCACCGGTTGATGCAGAACCTATTCGGTGATCAATccgaagaggaagaggaagaggtcgATTCTGAGCACGAGTCCAATCCCCATCCCAATTCT GGCTGTAACAAGATTATCTATTATGCTACTGCAGGCTCTACTATCAGCGGAGACCTCTACAGGGTTGATCAAAGAGGGGTCTACAATCTTACCAAAGCATTGCAG GACTATAACAACGAAATGGCGCAATTACGAGCAGGAAAGAGTAGCAAGAGCAAACTTACAATTGTTAAGTTCAGGACTTCGGAGTCGGTGGATGGATGGGAAAGTTCGTTCGTCAGGGGGCTTACTTTCAGGATGTGGTTGCTTCTAAGTATGATGGAGGAATGGATGCCAAGTTCGAATTCACTTTCACGGGAGATGCTGTTTTCTCTGGTAAGAGAAAGACTAAAGTGGGATTTTGAGGTTCTAAATGGAAACCAACTATTATTCCTTTTACTCTATTTCTTGCTGCATTGTAGGATATGTTTTCACCAGACGAGGGTACTAACCTAA